The genomic segment TACACTTCCCAAAAACATTCTGTTGACATAGAACATAATGAGTTTCATCCCGTTTAGCATTGTGatagatcataatttgcaatgtattttcaatcaataaacaattttcaatttctttgccTGTATGAAGGTTCATAATCATCCATTCCCATGACACtataaaaaccaaagagacaGGACTTTAAATGTATACAATTTCCCTATGATCAACCCTATAGGACAAACATCTGATTCCACCATGACCTCATATTTTAGTATCTCACCGGTCCTTCAAGCAGAGTAGACACATCTCAAGGGAGAGACTGTCTTTTCCCTCCAGCCACTTTAACGTTGATATATGGCATCCTCAACATAAATCAATAATAGTGATTTCAAGAAAATCATAGCTTTCTCCAGATAAACTTCTGGGCACACATGTGCCAATGATTCAAACAACTAGAATACATAAATCTATTGAACAAATTCCCCAATCcagaaatattaaattttgattcacCTTTCACTTAGAAGCTATTACAATAACATTCTTTTACAATAATAGCCTCTGTGCTAGCTTGATGACTAAGACTTTCTCTACTTCATTATTCTTATGAGTTATGACTAATCATCATTTAGATGGTAAAACAACTTGACAACGATGTGAAACACCAAAATTCACACCAACTGTAGGCACTGTTGCATCCAACGGAATAGTACTAAATGAAATATTATCATAATTTATATCTTAGCATCAAATATAAAGTTACAAAACTTGTGATGGTTACCAATGTGCATAATACACACGCTGGATCAGCATCAAGTTGAAGGCATATAATCCAGTATTATCAATGGGGTCTAACTAGTAAAAGGCTTTCGACCAACGATTCCTTCAGGCTTTTAAAACAGTTTGACCAAGTTGTCAAGGGAAATTAAGTCGCAAGGAGGTAAATACCTTTTAATAGGGCCAAAAGCACGAGACCCCATCACCAGCAAATCAGAATGCAAATTTTCAACTACTTCACAAATCTTTTCCTTCGGATCCCCAATCGCAACTTGCGTTTTCACATTTGCCTGAATTAGAAACATTCCACACTCTTAATCATTTTTCTCGGCATGTCagaaacaaatttaaaaaaaataaaaactcataaattttaaccaaattaattaattacttaaaTTAATCATATAACGCCAAAAGAACGATAACTtagtgaaagaaaaatgaaaaaaatgaataaaaagaagaagagaactCACGTTTCTTTCAGAGCAAATCTGGAAAGCATGATCCAAAATCACCTCAGTGATTCTCTTCTGGTGCGCCTCGATGGCCGCCGTGAATGCAGGCACCTCTAGACCGCctgaagttaaaattttaaataacaatCAATACGTTTCTCGAACAAATTAATCGAAATGataaaaaaccaaaaggtGGCTTAACTAGGCCCGCCGAAAGGGATGGCGCCGGGATTGAGGCCGGCAGCGATGGACGGAGGAGATTGGACGTGGAGCACGAGGAAGTAACCAGGAGATTTGGTAGAGTCGGGAGTAGATGATCGGAGCTTGAGATTGTCGAGCGCCCATCTTAAGGCGTCCATGCTCTCCTCGCTGCCATCAACGGCTACGATAACGCATCCCAAGTTTCCAGGCATGATTTTGACTGGTTCGTTGACTTTCGAGACGTTTGGAGATGATCCTGGTAACGAAATGACGATGATcgttttgtttctctttgttttctaCCGTGATTGACCGCTATCCATTGACAGAATCGCTGCCAATTTAACTCCCAGATGCGTGCTGAGTTAGCTATAAGCAAAAGTGGCTGTCCCGTCTGTCCGAGTCTACCTGGCTCTTAAAGCGCGCCAAGGggcaaataaacaaaaaaaaaatgcaggGCGGCGCCGTTGGTTTTGGTGTGGGTCTACAAAACTTGCTGGAGGGAAGCCCAATCCTTGTTGGAGCAATTGGCCAGCAATCCAAATGGGTCACCTAATAATTATCCAACGAGGAATGAGATTCGGCATTGTTTTCCCATTTGGGCCTCTTTCTAcatgttttatataaaacctATTACAGTTATAATGCTTTAGTTCCTTGTGATCAGGACCAGAAGAATGAACGGCTGATAGCCTGATAGAACGTGTCTAACTTTAAAAACCAGCCAACTTATAGCATCATGGCTGTGAGCTGTGAGTGACCCATTGCAAAGAAGGTTTCATCATTTCATATAGAGGAAAAGGATTTCCCTCGTACCACAAAGGAGGAAAAGGGTTTCCCTCGTACCACAAAAGCGCATAAAGCATTGTCGCTAAAGCAGGTGCAGAGTTTTTGAATCATTTCTTTGCAGCAAAGGGGTTGTGAACCCACGAGAAAATTTCCGCTCCCAACTTACTTTTCTTTCTGCAAACCCAATCAACAAAGTAGTTACGACCAAACACTGCAGCAGACGAGGATTGAGCATTGAAAGCCAAACAGTGGATTTTACTAGTCATGGATTTCAATTATTAGGGTGCGTCACTAGATGTATCGCATTTAAGGTAATGGGGTTGCTCCCCGCATCAGAAATTTTTGGCAGGCCATCATCTGCCTCAGCAATGACTCTTTCTCCTTTTCGTGGATCAATAATTGCGGGcatcaaatatttttgttcCTTTCTGAATCTGATATTCTGCTAGAGTTAGGTGTGACTTAGACAATTTTgtaagataaaattttaaaatttcctaaagaaaaaagatgggAAGATTGTAAAGTGGAACGATGTAGGACGATTTCCTTTCCTTATTCTTATTAGCTCTTGAAACTTGTTCTTCAAGGTAAACGTCAGTCGTCAAACAGTGAAGGACAAGAGGAGAACCTCTAGGACGATTTCTTAGTACCACTTATGTTggtgaataatttaaaagaatcaataatcaatttaaacttttaaattaaatatttattacaaTTTGACATgcaatattttaaattatttattttatatcataaaatataatgtGACGTATGATgttaaaatttatcaaaatttttaaaattaggtGTCTAGTAGATGATAGAATGGTACGGGAGATGGAAATGGTTAATGCATTTATTCTTATGCTTGCTGTTAACAACTAAGCAAAGGCAGACAATTTGGTAGAAGAGATTCATTATGAATACCACGTTCTTTCTAGGCCATGATCGATAATCTATCTACCTAGGAAAATTGCATTGCTTTTTCCAAATTTAAGCTGTATATTTAATGAGGGCAGGAAATTCCTTACAGGTGAAAGGCTCAAAGCAGGTGGAAACATCATGGGATTGCACTTAACTGACtcatttataacataaaatcaatCGGGCGAATCGGTAAAGATTTAGGTAGAAAATTGGCTGTCACGCACctaaaaaatgcaaaattcaTTCAGAGAAGCTTTCTTGTAAGCTGGAGTGGAATGCTCTGTTTAAAATGCATGAcaaagaaacaacaaaaaagaaaaaaaaataaaacagacGTTATAAATGGTAAAGAAAGTCATCATAGCTTCCCAAGAAAATTCTGATAGGTTGCCGAGAAAATTATGAAGTAGGACGGATTAGATTCATTGTAGGGTCACCTTGCAATTTGCAAGGTTGTTCCAACTTCCAAGTTTAAACTTATTtccatgttgaaaaataaaaggaaaaaacgaATTGGTCCTTTCTAACTTTCTTTCAAGCATAACAATTTAtgtctaaaaaaaaaaaaacctgaagcgaaaattagaataaattaATGGTTAAGAAACCTTTATCTGCCGTCTAAAACAAGGTGCAAACATTGGACCCCTGAAATCCTGGTACTGAAATAGAGTCAAAGGGTGTTTGGAAAATAAACGTTGTAAAATCCTGAttttgactaataaagctCACCGACTTGTCACATTCAGgactaaatttttatatccAGTTGGTCATTGTTTTTGGCTCATTCCACACTCATTTTCCAACAAACAACCCACCACCAAATTTACTGTAATTACAGAGAGGcttaaataaagtaaaaaaaaatcaaagttgGTCTAAGAAACATTATCATAATTATGGTTAGATTATGAAAAGGGTAATCCGATTGATTAAAAGTCATAGCTTCTTATCATCAAAagctataaaaaaaaaaaaaagggaagaatATGTCATGGCTTCTCCCAATCAAATTCCTGGGAAAGCAATGACTTGTAGAATGGTTTATTTCCACCCCTGGAAAACCCAAAGACTAAAAAAATCTCTGAAGTAATTTGGGAAATGGTGAGTGagccatcatcatcatcatcagctctcCTCCCCTTCCaccaaatcaaaaacaaatctCCACCGTCCGATGGCTCGTCGCTTTGCGGATACCGCAGCAACCGTCCAACGCAGTATCCATCAGGAAAACAACCATCACCCAAAAATAGAtacttgaaagaaaaaaaaatttggaaattttaaTAGAACCGGAGTGAAACCGGTTCAACTCGTGGCCCCCACCTGGAGGCCGAATATTTGATGACCAAAGAATTCACGCTTCTCGATACCTGAAAACAAAATTCTTTGCCTTCGACCGTCAAATCACCCTTTTTATATAAGTTATTGTAACGTATCGAAAAATCTATGGTAATAATAAGCAAATGATATTCAATATTTAAAGGCTAATTTTAACGGcccttaatttatttattttttccgcatatttctctctctaaaatttcGCTCTaggaaaaacagaaaaaatcTTGGGTTGTCCGAAAATCCGTGAGCTGAAGCAGAAGCTTAAACTTTTGCTCTTTTGCTAACCCAAGCAATATCAACATTCTTCTGTCACTGTCAGTTGCTTTTagatttatttacttatatttgataaaattctcaattatttcattttcgAGATCACGGGGCAGTTGAACGACCTTGTTTTAGTCAAAATCGACGGTTACGATTGCATGCCCGACGACCGGAGTTCGTTCCCCTCGCCAGAGCGACCGCCTGGACGACGTCGTTGGAATCTATGTGTATTGGTGAGATTAGGAGGCTAGGGTTTGCTGATTCCGTTGGATGCCTATTGGGTGCAGGATAAATGCTTCTTGCCGGGGATCTAGGGGTTTCGAGCCTTGTCCTTGTGGTCTcccttgttcttcctttgatCGGCTTGTTCATTAGGCGGAAATGGCGGCTCTCTGTAGCCAGGCAAGCGGAGATCAAGAGGCTTTTGATTTTGGCCTCGGAGGAGGCCGCTAGGGCCGAGCTTGAGGCCTTGCTTGGATACGGCACCATTTCGGTCTCGCGGAACTATCACCAATGCGCAGTTTGCTTTTGTCCTACTACAACGCGGTGCGCCCGCTGTAAAGCCGTTCGATATTGGTACGTAAGTTTTTTAATTTCGggttattgttttgatttattgaGAATTTGTTTA from the Theobroma cacao cultivar B97-61/B2 chromosome 8, Criollo_cocoa_genome_V2, whole genome shotgun sequence genome contains:
- the LOC18591795 gene encoding universal stress protein PHOS34; translation: MPGNLGCVIVAVDGSEESMDALRWALDNLKLRSSTPDSTKSPGYFLVLHVQSPPSIAAGLNPGAIPFGGPSGLEVPAFTAAIEAHQKRITEVILDHAFQICSERNANVKTQVAIGDPKEKICEVVENLHSDLLVMGSRAFGPIKRMFLGSVSNYCANHAQCPVIIIKSKGTSSQA